The following coding sequences are from one Hydra vulgaris chromosome 04, alternate assembly HydraT2T_AEP window:
- the LOC136079503 gene encoding uncharacterized protein LOC136079503 — MADCLHKTCAVCLTQFGKKSSKIQKIPPAIETKIKTFVWSQYSLDVTNYPKVICNNCHRNLYDLDKNKVEYLGNWIVKISKIDRLHLRRSSNIKDIVDEISASNDSEHAKSSRLCSTCFGFVVQGVAHICTESRAVNNLIEAAEQFGPKYLERVASGILKHKMEAENICRGQKFQLATQGSPLNIVVGTPDKKTDRIELKQVSFGTVMELVKSLELSKNQTKNFCSKYRSSMGTQTCIEANIFEKIKALHNRIDEFYTSKEVGFMDGEEAITRTLVHVKDTSTFIQHVITERGIDPHDSILRIAMDSGQGFLKVTVNVFNPLEKTSSDSELDDAGVKRSFLIAIVEGVSEANDNLWKLIEPLNLNDVKFYVAFDLKCANSVFGISSHAGKYSCLYCEGSCALEPGIKRTLRSLDDHYNNFTLDGKKKSKMSHFKNVTNPRLLYNKEDPETLLEELVPVPELHVLMGIVNKLAVLLVSVWPLFEKWLQSNYIMFRGYQGIGLDGNNASKFLKLVDILERDIINNGKYDLLPIVNCVRKFKCLQAEAFGMVAGDNISTAVLEFKKSYADLIEYVHATFEGIKLSVTWKVHIAVCHILPFLHSTDCGLGVYCEQIGEAIHHEFKKTWNRYKRRVNHIDYAKRLKSNVVEFASKNIK; from the exons ATGGCGGACTGTTTACATAAAACGTGTGCTGTTTGTCTTACACAGTTCGGGAAAAAGTCatctaaaattcaaaagatCCCTCCAGCAATtgaaacaaagataaaaactttcGTCTGGAGTCAGTATAGTTTAGATGTAACCAACTATCCCAAGGTTATTTGTAACAATTGCCACAGAAACCTCTATGATCTCGACAAGAACAAGGTGGAGTACCTAGGGAACTGGATAGTGAAGATATCCAAG aTTGATAGATTGCATCTTAGAAGATCATCAAATATCAAAGACATTGTTGATGAAATCAGTGCTTCTAATGATTCTGAACATGCAAAGTCTTCCAGACTATGTTCAACATGCTTTGGCTTTGTAG tgcAAGGAGTGGCTCATATCTGTACAGAGAGCAGAGCTGTGAACAATCTCATTGAAGCGGCAGAACAGTTTGGACCTAAATATTTAGAACGGGTAGCCTCAG GTATACTTAAGCACAAGATGGAAGCTGAAAATATTTGTAGAGGACAGAAGTTTCAGTTGGCTACTCAAGGGTCTCCTTTGAACATTGTGGTTGGAACTCCTGACAAAAAAACTGACCGAATTGAGCTGAAACAGGTGTCCTTTGGTACTGTTATGGAGTTGGTTAAATCTCTTgagctttcaaaaaatcaaacaaagaatttttgttcCAAATATAGATCTAGTATGGGAACTCAAACCTGTATTGAAGCGAacatctttgaaaaaattaaagctcTCCATAACCGTATAGATGAATTTTACACTTCTAAAGAAGTAGGTTTTATGGATGGAGAAGAAGCCATTACTAGAACATTGGTTCATGTAAAAGATACATCTACATTTATACAGCACGTCATTACAGAAAGAGGAATAGATCCACATGACTCCATATTGAGAATAGCTATGGATTCAGGTCAGGGATTCCTTAAAGTTACTGTAAATGTGTTTAATCCCCTGGAAAAAACTTCTTCAGATTCAGAGCTAGATGATGCTGGAGTAAAAAGATCCTTTCTTATAGCAATTGTTGAGGGGGTTTCTGAAGCTAACGATAATCTTTGGAAGCTTATTGAGCCCCTGAATTTAAACGATGTAAAGTTTTACGTTGCATTTGATCTAAAATGTGCAAATTCAGTGTTTGGAATTAGTAGTCATGCTGGGAAATACAGTTGTTTATATTGTGAGGGATCCTGCGCTCTTGAGCCTGGAATTAAACGAACACTTAGGTCATTGGATGATCATTATAACAACTTTACCCTTGACGGAAAGAAGAAATCAAAAATGTcacactttaaaaatgttacaaatcCAAGACTTTTGTACAATAAGGAAGATCCTGAAACTCTTCTCGAAGAGTTGGTTCCTGTTCCTGAGCTCCATGTTCTAATGGGAATAGTAAATAAACTTGCAGTACTTCTAGTCAGTGTATGGCCTTTGTTTGAGAAGTGGTTACAATCAAACTACATCATGTTTCGAGGATACCAAGGCATAGGGCTTGACGGAAACAATGCAAGCAAGTTCCTGAAGTTGGTGGATATACTTGAAAGAGATATTATAAACAATGGAAAATATGACTTACTACCAATAGTAAACTGTGTTAGAAAGTTTAAATGTCTTCAAGCAGAAGCATTTGGTATGGTAGCAGGGGATAACATCAGCACTGCTGTTCTGGAGTTTAAAAAGTCCTATGCAGATTTGATTGAATACGTGCATGCCACATTTGAGGGTATCAAGCTCAGTGTTACATGGAAAGTTCACATAGCAGTATGTCATATACTTCCTTTTCTTCATTCTACTGACTGCGGCCTAGGAGTTTACTGTGAGCAAATAGGAGAAGCTATTCATcatgaattcaaaaaaacatggaaTAGATACAAACGAAGAGTTAACCATATAGATTATGCAAAACGACTAAAATCCAATGTTGTCGAGTTTGcatcaaaaaacattaaataa